A genomic stretch from Cloacibacterium caeni includes:
- a CDS encoding prephenate dehydrogenase — translation MKIAIIGVGLIGGSIALKLREKNFGAEFIGIDKSEIHLQEAQELGIIDRFENFENGIKNADLIITAIPVDATVKILPQVLDLITDKQTVMDTGSTKSGIVEAIKNHPNRKRFVAFHPMWGTENSGPKAAQKESFAGRAAVICDREDSEQDALALVENIAKNLEMHLIYMNADAHDVHTAYISHISHITSYALANTVLEKEREEDTIFQLASSGFSSTVRLAKSHPEMWVPIFKQNKENVLDVLNEHITQLRKFKSALEKENFELLEELIKNANKIRGILK, via the coding sequence ATGAAGATTGCGATTATTGGTGTAGGTTTAATTGGTGGTTCTATCGCCCTAAAACTCCGCGAAAAAAATTTCGGAGCAGAATTTATAGGAATTGACAAATCAGAAATTCACCTTCAAGAAGCCCAAGAATTAGGAATTATAGACCGTTTCGAAAATTTTGAAAATGGTATAAAAAACGCAGACCTTATCATTACCGCTATTCCAGTAGATGCTACGGTTAAAATTTTACCACAAGTTCTAGATTTAATTACCGATAAACAAACGGTAATGGATACTGGTTCTACCAAATCTGGAATTGTAGAGGCCATTAAAAATCATCCGAACCGAAAAAGATTTGTAGCATTTCACCCAATGTGGGGAACCGAAAATTCTGGACCGAAAGCCGCTCAGAAAGAAAGTTTTGCAGGAAGAGCTGCTGTAATTTGCGACCGTGAAGATTCTGAGCAAGATGCATTAGCATTGGTAGAAAATATCGCCAAAAATCTAGAAATGCACCTGATTTACATGAATGCAGACGCTCATGACGTTCACACTGCGTACATTTCTCACATTTCACACATCACTTCTTATGCTTTGGCAAACACGGTTTTAGAAAAAGAACGCGAAGAAGATACCATTTTCCAATTGGCGAGTTCTGGTTTTTCGAGTACGGTTCGTTTGGCGAAATCTCATCCAGAAATGTGGGTTCCTATCTTTAAACAAAACAAAGAAAATGTGTTAGACGTTCTGAATGAACACATTACACAACTCAGAAAATTCAAGTCTGCTCTAGAAAAAGAGAATTTTGAACTTCTGGAAGAACTCATCAAAAACGCCAATAAAATCCGAGGCATCTTAAAATAA
- the gloA2 gene encoding SMU1112c/YaeR family gloxylase I-like metalloprotein, producing MKIHHIAIICSDYQVSKNFYTEVLGLNIIREIYREERQSYKLDLAIGDDYVIELFCFPNPPKRPSRPESCGLRHLAFAVENVEEKRAELLQKRIDCEEIRIDEFTNKKFFFIADPDDLPLEFYEM from the coding sequence ATGAAAATACACCACATCGCTATTATTTGCTCTGATTATCAGGTTTCTAAAAATTTTTACACGGAAGTTTTAGGACTGAATATTATCAGAGAAATTTACCGAGAAGAAAGACAATCTTACAAACTAGATTTGGCGATTGGTGATGATTATGTCATTGAATTATTTTGTTTTCCGAACCCACCGAAAAGACCTTCCAGGCCAGAAAGTTGTGGTTTGAGACATTTGGCTTTTGCAGTTGAAAATGTGGAAGAAAAACGTGCAGAATTGTTGCAAAAAAGAATCGATTGTGAAGAAATTAGAATAGATGAATTTACCAATAAAAAGTTCTTTTTCATTGCTGATCCAGATGATTTGCCTTTAGAATTTTACGAAATGTAA
- a CDS encoding LLM class flavin-dependent oxidoreductase, with the protein MKKFEIGVGMFGDLAFDKETRKFADPQQKLQEILAEIKLADELGIDVFALGEHHRPDYVVSSPEMVLSAAASITKNIKLMSAVTVLSSAEPVKVYQDFSTLDLISGGRAEIGVGRGSFIESFPLFGYDLDDYHELFEEKLDLLLKINTQEKVTWKGKLRAPMENQTVYPRATNNGKLPVWIAVGGTPESVLRAARLGLPLIVAIIGGLPRQFKPLIDFYKKEYLRHGHNPDEMKIGIHSHTLVSENPEVIDGYFENYAAQMNRIGSSRGWSAYTKMQYEGGRSKEGALFIGNSDEVAEKINMVKEMFGLTRYIAHMDVGAPNHEVMMKSIELFGTKVAEKVR; encoded by the coding sequence ATGAAAAAATTCGAAATAGGAGTTGGAATGTTCGGCGATTTGGCTTTCGATAAAGAAACCAGAAAATTTGCTGATCCTCAACAAAAATTACAGGAAATTTTAGCGGAAATAAAATTGGCAGATGAATTAGGAATAGATGTTTTTGCTTTGGGCGAACATCACCGACCTGATTATGTGGTTTCTTCCCCAGAAATGGTGCTTTCTGCAGCTGCTTCTATTACTAAAAATATCAAGTTAATGAGCGCGGTTACTGTTTTAAGTTCAGCAGAACCTGTAAAAGTGTATCAAGATTTTTCTACTTTGGATTTAATTTCTGGTGGAAGAGCCGAAATTGGCGTAGGTAGAGGAAGTTTCATTGAATCTTTTCCGCTTTTTGGTTACGATTTAGATGATTATCACGAACTTTTTGAAGAAAAATTAGATTTATTACTCAAAATAAATACTCAAGAAAAGGTAACTTGGAAGGGTAAACTTCGTGCTCCTATGGAAAATCAAACGGTTTATCCTAGAGCGACGAACAACGGAAAATTACCAGTTTGGATTGCAGTTGGTGGAACGCCAGAATCTGTGTTAAGAGCTGCTAGATTAGGTTTGCCATTAATCGTGGCGATTATTGGTGGTTTGCCAAGACAGTTTAAACCTTTGATTGATTTTTACAAAAAAGAATATCTGAGACACGGACACAATCCAGACGAAATGAAAATCGGAATTCACTCTCACACTTTAGTCAGCGAAAATCCTGAGGTAATTGATGGATATTTTGAAAATTATGCCGCTCAAATGAACAGAATTGGCAGTTCTAGAGGTTGGTCTGCTTATACAAAAATGCAATATGAAGGCGGCAGAAGCAAAGAAGGTGCTCTATTTATTGGAAATTCTGATGAGGTAGCCGAAAAAATCAATATGGTGAAAGAAATGTTTGGTTTAACACGTTATATTGCTCATATGGATGTTGGTGCGCCTAATCATGAGGTGATGATGAAAAGTATAGAATTATTCGGAACGAAAGTTGCGGAAAAAGTAAGATAA
- the porX gene encoding T9SS response regulator signal transducer PorX: protein MSKIIWIDDEVDLLKPHIVFLENKGYNVTPVNNVNEALELIENEKFQLALLDENMPGISGLEAIPMLKDLDSSIKIVMVTKNEEEHIMEQAIGSQISDYILKPVNPNQVLLSLKKNLQEDDLVEQKTKLEYQQGFRNLSMELSYVNTYQEWAEYYKKILNWEIKFDKVFDNEFADLLQSQKEEANIQFSKFIEKNYEEWLHSTEKPIMSHTAFKEKVKPVLEKDKVLLLMVDNLRYDQWKVIEPLFARFYNKVSEDEYFSILPTATQYARNSFFAGLMPSEIEKRFPDKWFNDNEEGNKNEHEREFLEDQMKRIGLQNKSMKYLKVLNADFERKILDDFNQHKNNDLLVIVYNFIDILSHAKTDNHIVDQLIRDDKTFRSLTVNWFENSSILKIIKLAAEQGFKLVITTDHGMVYVKKPSQVVGDRETSTNIRYKTGKSLTYDEKDVWAITNPEKLFLPKGNLSSKYIFAKNNIFLAYPKNYNHFVNYYKDTYQHGGISLEEIIIPISILEPK from the coding sequence ATGTCAAAAATAATTTGGATAGATGATGAAGTAGATTTACTCAAACCACATATCGTTTTTCTAGAAAACAAAGGCTATAACGTAACGCCAGTGAACAACGTAAACGAAGCACTAGAATTAATAGAAAACGAAAAATTTCAACTCGCACTTTTAGACGAAAACATGCCTGGAATTTCTGGTTTAGAAGCCATTCCCATGCTTAAGGATTTAGATTCTTCTATAAAAATCGTGATGGTAACCAAAAACGAAGAAGAACACATCATGGAACAAGCCATCGGTTCACAGATTTCTGATTACATTCTAAAACCTGTAAACCCCAATCAGGTTTTGCTTTCGCTGAAAAAAAATCTTCAAGAAGACGATTTGGTAGAGCAAAAAACCAAGTTAGAATATCAACAAGGTTTTCGTAATCTTTCGATGGAACTCAGCTATGTAAACACTTACCAAGAATGGGCAGAATATTACAAGAAAATCTTGAATTGGGAAATCAAATTCGATAAAGTTTTTGACAATGAGTTTGCAGATTTATTACAATCTCAAAAAGAAGAAGCCAACATTCAGTTTTCTAAATTTATAGAAAAAAATTACGAAGAATGGCTTCACAGCACAGAAAAACCAATTATGTCTCACACTGCTTTTAAGGAAAAAGTAAAACCCGTTTTAGAGAAAGACAAAGTTTTGCTTCTGATGGTTGATAATTTGAGATATGACCAATGGAAAGTGATAGAACCGCTTTTCGCAAGGTTTTACAACAAGGTTTCAGAAGACGAATATTTCAGCATTTTACCAACTGCTACTCAATACGCCAGAAATTCATTTTTCGCAGGTTTAATGCCTTCAGAAATCGAAAAACGTTTTCCAGACAAATGGTTTAATGACAATGAAGAAGGCAATAAAAACGAGCACGAACGTGAATTTTTAGAAGACCAGATGAAAAGAATTGGACTACAAAACAAGTCCATGAAATATTTGAAAGTTCTGAATGCAGATTTTGAGCGCAAGATTTTAGATGATTTTAACCAACATAAAAACAATGATTTATTGGTAATTGTCTATAATTTCATCGATATTCTTTCGCATGCTAAAACGGATAATCACATTGTAGACCAATTGATTAGAGATGATAAAACTTTCAGAAGTCTTACTGTAAATTGGTTTGAAAATTCTTCTATCTTAAAAATTATTAAACTCGCAGCGGAACAAGGTTTCAAACTCGTGATTACAACTGACCACGGAATGGTTTATGTAAAAAAACCTTCGCAAGTTGTAGGCGATAGAGAAACCAGCACCAACATTCGTTATAAAACAGGAAAATCTCTCACTTATGACGAAAAAGATGTTTGGGCAATTACCAATCCAGAAAAATTGTTTTTACCCAAAGGAAATCTCAGCAGCAAATATATTTTTGCGAAAAACAACATCTTTTTGGCTTATCCAAAAAATTACAACCACTTTGTGAATTATTACAAAGACACCTATCAACATGGCGGAATTTCACTAGAAGAAATCATTATACCTATCAGTATTTTAGAACCTAAGTAG
- a CDS encoding Txe/YoeB family addiction module toxin codes for MKYIFVDESWEDYLYWQKTDKKKLKRINDLLKDISRNPFEGIGKPEPLKHKYSGFWSRRIDDEHRLIYRYEEGEIQIAKCRFHYD; via the coding sequence ATGAAATATATTTTTGTAGATGAATCTTGGGAAGATTATTTATATTGGCAAAAAACTGATAAAAAGAAATTAAAGAGAATTAACGATTTATTAAAAGATATTTCTAGAAATCCTTTTGAAGGAATTGGAAAGCCAGAACCTTTAAAACATAAATATTCAGGATTTTGGTCAAGAAGAATTGACGATGAACATCGATTAATTTATCGTTATGAAGAAGGTGAAATTCAAATTGCAAAATGTAGATTTCATTACGATTAA
- a CDS encoding alpha/beta hydrolase, giving the protein MKNFFRFLFIISCTFLWSQEKKSTATENVKIISENFDVPQLKTTRRIWIYLPKDYENSHQKYEVLYLQDAQNLFDDATSYAGEWQADETLNKIFEKTGKSVIVVGIDNGGEKRIEELSPFKNAKYGGGNGENYVKFIVETLKPYIDKNYRTKSCKKHTTIGGSSLGALISVYAAVKYPETFGKVLAFSSAFWFNAEDLNAFISHSKVNLKHQKYYFIQGKHEDEDMEEQTKRIIENLKSKNVKSKNIFLKIDEDGKHNEIYWRREFEGAVLWLK; this is encoded by the coding sequence ATGAAAAATTTCTTTCGCTTTCTGTTCATCATCAGTTGTACTTTTTTATGGAGTCAAGAAAAGAAAAGCACGGCGACAGAAAATGTGAAGATTATTTCTGAAAATTTTGATGTTCCTCAACTTAAAACCACACGAAGAATTTGGATTTATTTACCTAAAGATTACGAAAATTCTCACCAAAAATATGAAGTATTGTATCTTCAAGATGCGCAAAATCTCTTTGACGATGCTACTTCATACGCTGGTGAATGGCAAGCAGATGAAACACTGAACAAAATTTTTGAAAAAACCGGAAAATCCGTAATTGTTGTAGGAATAGATAACGGTGGCGAAAAACGAATTGAAGAACTTTCTCCCTTTAAAAATGCAAAATACGGCGGCGGAAATGGCGAAAACTACGTGAAATTTATCGTGGAAACCCTGAAACCTTACATTGATAAAAATTACAGAACAAAATCTTGTAAAAAACACACCACGATTGGTGGAAGTTCACTCGGAGCGCTGATTTCTGTTTATGCAGCAGTGAAATATCCTGAAACTTTCGGTAAAGTATTGGCTTTTTCTTCTGCATTTTGGTTTAATGCTGAAGATTTGAATGCATTTATTAGCCATTCTAAAGTTAATTTAAAGCATCAGAAATATTATTTTATCCAAGGAAAACACGAAGATGAAGATATGGAAGAACAAACCAAACGCATAATAGAAAACCTGAAATCTAAAAACGTAAAATCTAAAAATATCTTCCTAAAAATAGACGAAGACGGAAAACACAATGAAATCTATTGGCGAAGAGAATTTGAAGGTGCTGTTTTGTGGTTGAAATGA
- the purE gene encoding 5-(carboxyamino)imidazole ribonucleotide mutase: MVSIIMGSQSDLPIMQQAADFLKSLEIPYELTVVSAHRTPERMFDFAKSAKNRGVKVIIAGAGGAAHLPGMVASCTTLPVIGVPILSSNSIDGWDSVLSILQMPSGIPVATVALNGANNAGILAAKILGSSEEEISTKLEIYQLSLKEKVLSTIEEIKKEHPNSYD, translated from the coding sequence ATGGTTTCAATTATCATGGGCAGTCAGAGCGATTTGCCAATTATGCAACAAGCTGCTGATTTTTTAAAATCTCTAGAAATTCCTTACGAACTCACCGTAGTTTCTGCGCACAGAACGCCAGAACGCATGTTCGATTTTGCAAAATCTGCCAAAAACAGAGGCGTAAAAGTCATCATTGCAGGAGCAGGAGGAGCTGCACATTTACCAGGAATGGTGGCGAGTTGTACTACTTTACCAGTGATTGGAGTGCCTATTTTGTCGTCTAATTCTATTGATGGTTGGGATTCTGTGTTGTCAATTTTGCAAATGCCTTCAGGAATTCCTGTGGCGACAGTTGCTTTGAATGGGGCTAACAATGCTGGGATTTTGGCTGCTAAAATTTTAGGAAGTTCAGAAGAAGAAATTTCTACAAAATTAGAAATTTATCAATTGAGCCTGAAAGAAAAAGTGCTTTCTACCATCGAAGAAATCAAAAAAGAACACCCGAATTCTTACGATTAA
- the tsaE gene encoding tRNA (adenosine(37)-N6)-threonylcarbamoyltransferase complex ATPase subunit type 1 TsaE: MSQTFQIEKIEDWQKVVDEILPNLKHNILLLKGNLGAGKTTFSQFLMRSLGSTDEVSSPTYAIVNEYHSPKGKVFHFDLYRLKKIEEAYDFGIEEYLDNAFLCIIEWPEIYEEELADLPHHKMTITNHGDYREIVFY, encoded by the coding sequence ATGTCTCAAACATTCCAAATAGAAAAAATTGAAGATTGGCAAAAAGTAGTAGATGAAATTTTGCCCAATTTAAAACACAATATCCTTTTATTAAAAGGAAACTTAGGTGCTGGCAAAACCACATTTTCTCAGTTTTTGATGAGAAGTTTAGGAAGCACAGACGAAGTTTCTTCGCCTACTTATGCTATCGTAAACGAATACCATTCACCGAAAGGAAAAGTTTTTCATTTTGACCTTTATCGACTGAAAAAAATAGAAGAAGCCTATGATTTTGGGATTGAAGAATATCTAGACAATGCTTTTCTCTGCATTATAGAATGGCCAGAAATCTACGAAGAAGAATTGGCAGATTTACCTCACCATAAAATGACAATTACCAATCATGGTGATTATAGAGAAATTGTTTTCTACTAA
- a CDS encoding alanine dehydrogenase has protein sequence MSSTIFTPFTEEQLIPKEEKLEVLKKGKKFSIGIPKETCLHEKRLCITPDAVQVLVEHGHDIILEAGAGEGSFFTDLQFSEAGAQITTSQAEVYGQDLVLKINPPTEEEMEFLKPNAYLVSALQINLRDKDYFKKLAEKKVNAIAFEFIMDEYRQLSLIRLIGEIAGGISILYASELLAKSNGLMLGGITGVRPTEVVVLGAGIVGEFATKAAIGLGASVRVFDNSLSKLRRLHTLIDSRVPTSIIDPKELKKALRRADVVIGALPRLNMPYVVTEDMVKAMKKGSVIIDLTIDYGGCIETTEVTTHENPVIIKHEILHCGLPNLSSRMPRTTTKAISNFFLSYLLNYDEEGGFENMLLKRNEMKQSLYMYKGRHTKKVICDKFDLTYHDINLLIF, from the coding sequence ATGAGTTCTACCATATTTACACCTTTTACTGAAGAACAACTCATTCCTAAAGAGGAAAAATTAGAAGTTCTGAAAAAAGGAAAAAAATTTAGCATTGGTATTCCAAAAGAAACCTGTTTACACGAAAAAAGACTGTGTATTACTCCAGATGCAGTACAAGTTTTGGTAGAACATGGTCATGATATTATTTTAGAAGCTGGCGCTGGTGAAGGTTCTTTTTTCACCGATTTACAGTTTTCTGAAGCAGGAGCTCAGATTACAACCAGTCAAGCAGAAGTGTACGGACAAGATTTAGTTCTTAAAATCAATCCACCAACCGAAGAAGAAATGGAATTTTTAAAACCAAATGCTTATTTGGTTTCTGCACTTCAAATTAACTTAAGAGACAAAGATTATTTTAAAAAATTAGCAGAAAAAAAGGTTAATGCCATCGCTTTTGAATTCATTATGGATGAATACCGTCAGTTGTCACTTATCAGACTGATTGGCGAAATCGCAGGTGGAATTTCCATTTTGTACGCATCAGAATTATTAGCAAAATCAAATGGCTTAATGCTCGGTGGAATTACCGGAGTTCGTCCTACAGAAGTAGTAGTATTAGGAGCTGGAATTGTAGGAGAATTTGCAACGAAAGCAGCCATCGGTTTAGGGGCAAGTGTAAGAGTTTTTGATAATTCTTTATCTAAATTAAGAAGATTACACACACTTATAGACAGTAGAGTTCCTACTTCAATTATAGACCCAAAAGAATTAAAAAAAGCATTGAGAAGAGCTGATGTAGTAATTGGCGCATTACCTAGACTCAATATGCCTTATGTAGTGACAGAAGACATGGTAAAAGCCATGAAAAAAGGCTCTGTAATTATAGATTTGACCATAGATTATGGCGGCTGTATAGAAACAACAGAAGTAACCACTCACGAAAATCCTGTCATCATTAAACACGAAATTCTTCATTGCGGATTACCTAATTTATCTTCTAGAATGCCTAGAACCACTACGAAAGCTATTTCTAATTTCTTCCTAAGTTATCTCCTGAATTATGACGAAGAAGGTGGTTTCGAGAATATGCTTTTGAAAAGAAACGAAATGAAACAATCGCTTTACATGTACAAAGGCAGACATACCAAAAAAGTGATTTGCGACAAATTCGACCTTACTTATCACGACATAAACCTTTTAATTTTTTAA
- a CDS encoding 5-(carboxyamino)imidazole ribonucleotide synthase, whose amino-acid sequence MKIGILGGGQLGRMFIQNALNYDDEFHVLDPNSDCSCAYISHFTKGNFNNYEDVLAFGQDKDVISIEIEHVNVDALFELEKQGKKVIPNAEIIKTIQQKILQKEFYKKHNIPSPDFEIFDGTSDEIKIEFPFVQKLNTGGYDGKGVQIIKNADDLKNLWTEDSVLENLVDIDKELSIIIAKNENGETKIFPVTEMVADEKLNLLDFNICPADISSEVQSQIDAIAEKFIFAANSAGLFAIELFLDKNGKVWVNETAPRLHNSGHQTQEGNANSQFEQFYRTLKNLPLADTDAFGFSGMLNLVGEQNYSGKVKYEGLEEVLKLPKTYVHLYGKTETKPGRKMGHINVLANSREELLDKLNHIKTLVRVIA is encoded by the coding sequence ATGAAAATCGGTATTCTCGGAGGTGGACAATTAGGAAGAATGTTCATTCAAAATGCATTAAACTACGACGATGAATTTCACGTTTTAGACCCAAACTCTGATTGTTCTTGCGCTTATATCTCGCATTTTACTAAAGGAAATTTTAATAATTATGAAGACGTTTTGGCTTTCGGTCAAGATAAAGATGTGATTTCCATAGAAATAGAACATGTGAATGTAGATGCACTTTTCGAATTGGAAAAACAAGGCAAAAAAGTGATTCCCAATGCGGAAATCATCAAAACCATTCAACAGAAAATTCTACAAAAAGAGTTTTATAAAAAACACAACATTCCAAGTCCTGATTTCGAAATTTTTGACGGAACTTCAGACGAAATTAAGATTGAATTTCCTTTTGTTCAAAAACTAAATACTGGAGGTTACGACGGAAAAGGAGTGCAAATCATCAAAAATGCCGATGACCTAAAAAACCTTTGGACAGAAGATTCAGTTTTAGAGAATTTGGTGGATATAGACAAAGAACTTTCCATTATTATAGCCAAAAACGAAAATGGAGAAACCAAAATCTTTCCCGTAACAGAAATGGTTGCCGATGAAAAATTGAACCTTTTGGATTTCAATATTTGTCCTGCCGATATTTCATCAGAAGTTCAATCTCAAATTGATGCCATTGCAGAAAAATTTATTTTCGCAGCCAATTCTGCTGGACTTTTTGCCATCGAATTATTCCTCGATAAAAACGGAAAAGTTTGGGTAAACGAAACAGCGCCAAGATTGCACAATTCTGGTCATCAAACGCAAGAAGGAAACGCGAATTCTCAGTTTGAGCAATTTTATAGAACTTTGAAAAATCTTCCTTTAGCAGATACAGATGCTTTTGGATTTTCAGGAATGCTGAATTTAGTAGGAGAACAAAACTACAGTGGAAAAGTAAAATATGAAGGTTTAGAAGAGGTTTTGAAACTTCCAAAAACTTACGTTCATCTCTACGGAAAAACAGAAACCAAACCCGGTAGAAAAATGGGACACATCAATGTTTTAGCCAATTCCAGAGAAGAATTACTAGATAAGCTGAATCATATTAAAACTTTGGTAAGAGTGATTGCTTAA
- a CDS encoding DMT family transporter: MNTEKDFKLILAIITVAIVWGTTYLGIRVAVETIPPWFVTGIRQSIAALLLLGFLVYKKQLKWIGLKNLKTQIILSTLMIIIANGMTTIAEKHINSSLASVLTATSPIIVFLGSVLIGLEQFKLKSVLGLILGFSGVLLIFSDGLQELLNPDYRLGLIVLFIGILGWASGTLFTKKITIHSDNILLNLFYQFAFAGILQLIFAIAFTKNYDFEKWSAESFAYVVYLGVFGSVITYYAFLYALKRVNPSQISMLNYVNTIIAIFLGWLILDEKITTKFIFAAILIISGVFIMNLKKEMFKKSEARSLKSED, from the coding sequence ATGAACACAGAAAAAGATTTCAAACTTATTTTAGCCATTATCACGGTTGCAATAGTTTGGGGAACTACATATTTAGGAATCAGAGTTGCTGTAGAAACCATACCACCTTGGTTTGTTACCGGAATCAGACAAAGCATTGCTGCACTTTTATTGTTGGGTTTTTTGGTCTATAAAAAACAACTGAAATGGATTGGTTTGAAAAATCTGAAAACTCAAATCATTCTTTCTACATTAATGATTATCATTGCTAACGGAATGACAACCATTGCAGAGAAACACATCAATAGTAGCCTCGCTTCGGTTCTTACTGCTACTTCACCGATTATTGTATTTCTGGGAAGTGTTCTCATTGGGTTAGAACAATTTAAACTGAAATCTGTTTTAGGATTAATTTTAGGTTTTAGTGGCGTTTTGCTCATTTTTTCCGATGGTTTACAAGAATTGTTGAATCCTGATTACAGATTGGGACTTATTGTTTTATTCATCGGGATTTTAGGTTGGGCTTCTGGAACACTTTTTACCAAAAAAATCACGATTCATTCTGATAATATTTTATTGAATTTATTCTATCAATTTGCTTTTGCTGGAATTCTGCAACTTATTTTTGCCATTGCTTTTACCAAAAATTATGATTTCGAAAAATGGAGTGCAGAATCATTTGCTTACGTGGTTTATTTGGGTGTTTTCGGCTCGGTGATTACTTATTATGCGTTTCTTTATGCACTAAAAAGGGTAAATCCATCACAAATTTCAATGCTGAATTACGTAAATACGATTATCGCCATTTTCTTAGGTTGGCTAATTTTAGATGAAAAAATAACCACAAAATTTATTTTTGCGGCTATTCTTATTATTTCTGGAGTCTTTATTATGAACCTAAAAAAGGAAATGTTTAAAAAGTCTGAAGCTAGAAGTCTGAAGTCCGAAGATTAA
- a CDS encoding protein-export chaperone SecB — translation MKIQLKNWKIANLSMSLLDERTKRDNDSFDLESGNFFSDDEENNTFGVAFKLNINDRSFDLIIEAFFNFEIVDEKITEDFKLSSFPKINAPAIAFPYLRAFVSNLTLQSGLEPVILPSINFVQLANNDSSIKE, via the coding sequence ATGAAAATACAACTTAAAAATTGGAAAATAGCTAACTTAAGTATGTCACTTTTAGACGAAAGAACTAAAAGAGATAATGACTCTTTTGATTTAGAGTCAGGAAATTTTTTTTCTGATGATGAAGAAAATAATACTTTTGGAGTTGCGTTTAAGCTTAATATAAATGATAGGTCATTTGATTTGATTATTGAAGCTTTTTTTAATTTTGAAATAGTAGATGAAAAAATAACAGAAGACTTTAAACTATCTTCTTTTCCTAAAATAAACGCACCTGCTATTGCGTTTCCATATTTGCGAGCTTTTGTTTCAAATTTAACATTACAATCAGGACTAGAACCAGTAATTTTACCATCTATTAATTTTGTTCAGCTAGCTAATAATGATTCGTCTATTAAAGAATAA
- a CDS encoding type II toxin-antitoxin system Phd/YefM family antitoxin produces the protein MLIASVSDFRKDIKSYLDKVSRNFETLIINRGKDSGIVVMSLTEYNSLMATNHELSSRANEIRLDSAIEKLKTHKSFEKILTED, from the coding sequence ATGTTAATTGCAAGTGTTTCTGATTTTAGAAAAGATATAAAATCATATTTGGACAAAGTTTCTAGAAACTTTGAAACCTTAATTATTAACCGTGGAAAAGATTCTGGTATTGTTGTTATGTCTTTAACTGAATATAATTCTTTAATGGCAACAAATCACGAATTGTCTTCTAGAGCAAATGAAATACGTTTGGATTCAGCGATTGAAAAATTAAAAACTCATAAATCTTTTGAGAAAATATTAACAGAAGACTAA
- a CDS encoding nuclear transport factor 2 family protein, translating into MKKIFFLLISSFSFAQNTSEKEIIKPIENLFNAMKFADSLGVKNAFSNSAIMQTFGKNQEIRTDKVEDFAKQVGSSKVGDLDERFTISKVLVDGNMASVWVPYQFYYKGNFSHCGVNSFQLAKLNNEWKIQYIIDARRKDNCIK; encoded by the coding sequence ATGAAAAAAATCTTCTTTCTCCTGATTTCCAGTTTTTCTTTTGCTCAAAATACATCAGAAAAAGAAATCATAAAACCTATTGAAAACCTTTTCAATGCAATGAAATTTGCAGATTCTCTTGGAGTGAAAAACGCTTTTTCTAATTCTGCCATTATGCAGACTTTTGGAAAAAATCAAGAAATAAGAACCGATAAGGTAGAAGATTTTGCCAAACAAGTTGGGAGTTCTAAAGTAGGAGATTTAGACGAAAGATTTACCATTTCTAAAGTTTTGGTTGATGGAAATATGGCTTCGGTTTGGGTTCCTTATCAGTTTTATTATAAAGGAAATTTCTCGCATTGCGGCGTTAATAGCTTTCAATTGGCAAAATTGAATAACGAATGGAAAATTCAATATATCATTGATGCCAGAAGAAAAGATAATTGTATAAAGTAA